Proteins from one Podospora pseudoanserina strain CBS 124.78 chromosome 1, whole genome shotgun sequence genomic window:
- the TIF11 gene encoding Translation initiation factor 1A (BUSCO:EOG092652Y6; EggNog:ENOG503P2UG; COG:J): MPKNKGKGGKNRRRGKNENDNEKRELTFKEDGQEYAQVLKMLGNGRLEAMCFDGVKRLGLIRGKLRKKIWINNGDIILVSLREYQDEKGDVILKYSADEARSLKAYGELPDTAKINETDTFGPGEDGDCGFEFDEDRDSDDEGGAAGASKDIEIDDI, translated from the exons ATGCCCAAGAacaagggaaagggaggcaAAAACAGACGTAGGGGAAAGAACGAGAACGA CAATGAGAAGCGCGAACTCACATTCAAGGAGGACGGGCAAGAATACGCCCAGGTCCTGAAGATGTTGGGCAACGGCAGACTCGAGGCTATG TGCTTCGACGGTGTCAAGCGTCTCGGTCTCATCCGCGGCAAGCTCAGGAAAAAGATCTGGATCAACAACGgcgacatcatcctcgtctcgCTCCGCGAGTACCaggatgagaagggtgaCGTTATCCTCAAGTACTCCGCCGACGAGGCTCGTTCTCT CAAGGCCTACGGCGAGCTCCCAGACACCGCCAAGATCAACGAGACCGACACCTTCGGCcccggcgaggatggcgactGCGGCTTTGAGTTCGACGAGGACCGTgacagcgacgacgagggcggCGCTGCGGGCGCCAGCAAGGATATCGAGATTGATGACATTTGA
- a CDS encoding hypothetical protein (EggNog:ENOG503P9C0): MERAMCRAASTHHKALIPPLLSKAYNTRPAAKSWKPSVFKQANLPIALSWDPSQPVKDFAAAHKIESSEAVKTIPKQTRLTILRVQACRRHAFDHQHEPYLQPQEHPLTKKILWRCYEWKLNRPLWLYATATTNDGSTVVMRRQAECRTLAAIKTVIKASGFDSDGTALDGSGRVLYGTINLVIWSPKTLLNFEWNDLVEYLAGLVKTQILPSYVKMPGSPRMESQRPQTQVPKPQTQRPNSQRPRGRKPEGFTIV, translated from the coding sequence ATGGAGCGGGCAATGTGCCGCGCCGCCTCGACTCACCACAAGGCTCTCATCCCACCATTGCTGTCTAAAGCTTACAACACACGACCGGCCGCAAAATCATGGAAACCTTCAGTCTTCAAGCAGGCAAACCTGCCCATAGCACTCAGCTGGGACCCAAGCCAACCAGTCAAAGATTTCGCCGCGGCACACAAGATCGAATCTAGCGAGGCCGTGAAGACCATCCCTAAGCAAACCAGACTCACCATCCTGCGTGTTCAAGCTTGCCGAAGGCATGCTTTTGACCATCAGCATGAACCATACCTGCAGCCCCAAGAACATCCTCTGACCAAGAAGATCCTCTGGCGCTGTTATGAGTGGAAGCTCAATAGGCCTCTCTGGCTTTACGCAACAGCAACTACTAATGATGGTAGTACTGTGGTGATGCGCCGCCAGGCCGAGTGCAGGACACTGGCCGCCATCAAGACTGTTATCAAAGCCAGTGGCTTTGATTCAGATGGGACAGCGCTGGACGGGAGCGGCAGAGTTCTCTACGGTACCATAAATCTGGTAATATGGTCACCAAAGACACTACTGAACTTCGAATGGAACGACTTGGTCGAGTATCTGGCCGGGTTGGTCAAGACTCAGATTCTGCCAAGCTATGTCAAGATGCCTGGATCCCCGCGCATGGAATCTCAAAGACCACAGACACAGGTCCCGAAGCCACAAACTCAGAGGCCTAATTCTCAAAGGCCCAGGGGTAGAAAGCCAGAGGGATTCACCATCGTGTAG